The window TTAAGATGTTTTGTGTTTTGACTGTGAATTTTCATTGAATGGAGGAGAAAAGTGGAGGCAACAGAACCAGTGAGCTCTAAGACCAGCACAGAGCTGTGGGTAAGGTTTGGACATcatagcctctctctctctctctctctctctctcttcctttcattatcttttctcctctccacttTCTCAGTCATACAAACACACTCACATACTTTGAAAATTCTTCATATAATCTAACTTTTAGTATTTAAAGGTAATTAGCAATCCCTCCAATCTTTTCAGTGCTCTGTTGCATGTAGTTCCCAAGCCTGCAAGGAAGGCTTCACGGGTGGGACGGAGAGGTTCGGGGAGGTTGCATGGCCTCCTCAAGCCGCTGCAGCTAGGGAGAAACAGAAGAGGTGAGACAGGCCTGTTTTCCAACATCGTGTTTGGAGCCCTTTTCTGAACTGTGCCTACAGCTTCTGCCCTCCTGCTGAGCAGACCTGCAGAGGGGTTTGTGCCTCTAAGGCCACCTGACCACACAAGTGTTCAACCTGCTGAGTCGTACAGATTCAGAACAGCATTTCTGTACAATCAGAACCACCAGGTGATGGCTAAAAAGGACTTGgttctcagcacagagacacTGACTCATCTCAAGGACCTGaacctcttttaaaaatctgtatcacaggtgattctgatgcacacgaAGGTGTGGGGGACACTTGCCTTGAGGACTAGAAAGCAGATGGGCCAATGTCCCTTGAGTGTCCAGCCCTGTTACCTGCCTCTGACCTCACTCCTATCAGGAGCCTGAGAGAGCCCTGAATCCAGGCACCCAGCTGGTTATGGAGGGTGTATTTCCCTGTTCCTCCTTCTCATCGTCACAACATGAGGTACACATCACTAGCTCGAGACAGATTAACCTGCacgttttctattttattgtgtaagaggaagctgaaattttaatttagctGTTATTGCAAAAATCTTTGCATATATAAatgggaaagttttttttttatcacttttgaTGTCCATAATCATGGATGTATTTAATGGATTACAtaattttttagaacagctttattgagatgtaagtcaatactattaaaattaacccatttaaagtatacagctCAATGGTTTTAATACagtcacagaattgtgcaactatcaccacaatctaattttagaacattttcatgactCCCCAAAGAAGCCCAGTACCCATTAACAGTCACTCCCATttcacccttcccaccacccctggcaaccactagtctactttctgtctattTGCCTATTCTGTAGGCGGATTTGcctattctgtattttttttttaatatttgttcatttttgagagtgagagagacagagcatgagcgggggaggggcagagagagaggaagacacagaatctgaagcaggttccaggctctgagctgtcagcacagagactgatgcggggctcaaacacagggatcacaagatcgtgacctgagctgaagtcggacatttaacctgattgagccacccaggcgcccctattctgtAATTTTCTAAGCAAAATATCTACTGTTGAGTGTTTAtgttgtttctacatttttcctGTTACTAACAAGGCTctgatacacatacatacattttttttgcattttttctggCTATAGTCttaagataaatttctagaactaAAAAGTACTTAATCAAAAGCAtgatcttttgtttgtttgtttccagaatCACAAAATGACACTGCTGAAGtgtacatttttctcctttttggtaTGTGTGGAAAATACCCAGTAatgtggagaaaatatttttcaagagtaactccgtgtgtgcgtgtgtgtgtgtgtgtgtgtgtgtgtgaaaatgtaCTTTATAGCAGATTTCTATGACCTTCAGGAAATACAAAATTCAATTTACAGAACACTGGAAGACCAGGTATAAGCAGTCTGGTATTTGCTTCCATGTTTAGCATGACCACAGTGATTTCTAGCATAAAAGCATGAAGTTCCTGGATCTCAAGTATCTTCAATAGCTGCCAGTCTAATTTAAGACTATTGTGCTTGCTTCTTCAAGAGATACCTTTCTCAATACTTGTGACTTAGCCTTAAAAAGTCCATTTTGCTATTTCCTTGAGGTattgagttaattaaaaaaacttctttctcttcatcttgaTTTACTTGTAATGAAAGCTGTAAAAATTAAAACGTGTTTCACAAGTGAGATTGGCAATGATGAAGGAGCCTGACAGTTTCCATGACATTACTTTGGGGAGTGGGAGCTGAAACTATCTTTTTGGAGGACACTCTGGCAATATGTATGCAAATGGAAAGCATGCATCCCTTtgactataaaaatatatctaaacaTGTATGGACAAAAATATTCACCATATTTCTGTAAcagagaaaatgggggaaaaaatctacatATCCATCATCAGAATATTGATAGAAGTATGTGTGGTATtatcataaaatgaaatagtataCAACCATTAACAATGATGAAAATATTGATTTAGACAACGTTCTCCagtgcattgttttgttttttttttttttttttaaatttttttttcaacgttttttatttatttttgggacagagagagacagagcatgaacgggggaggggcagagagagagggagacacagaatcggaaacaggctccaggctccgagccgtcagcccagagcctgacgcggggcttgaactcacggaccgcgagattgtgacctggctgaagtcggacgcttaaccgactgcgccacccaggcgccccctccagtgcattgttgagtgaataaaaacgatttaatgaaaaaacaaaactgaaagaatttcaCCAAAATGCCAATGGAATCTGgggtgatttttactttttctttcttttttttttttacatttttctgtgttGCTTGAATTTccataatgaatttttttttgtttataattaataGATTGCAATACAGTAAAAAGctaattttatttggaaaaaatccATGAATATCTTTAAAAACGTATATTTAAGGGGATGGGTACATTTCAAATTAGAAGTTAACAATAAAGTGAATACAAGTTTAAAATGGAAGTTAACACAGATGTCataataaagagtaaaaagactggcacatacaaaaaaaaagctatggaCCAATCCtacttataaataagaaaaaacagtaTGGTTTAATATCAGGAAAGTTATTATCAGTGATAAACAGTGAAAAAGCATCTGATCAAAAATGCCACATCCATATCTGATTATTACAATACTATCATAAATtacaaatagaaagataattGCTGAATATATATACTCTCTTTTGCTTAAAATCCTTTACGGCTCCTAACTGCacttacaataaaattttaaaaccttaacaAGACTGCCTGTTCTGGACTCTGCTGGCCTGCATGACTTCATATCTCACCGATACCCTCCTCACTCTGCCACACTGGCCCTTACTTATTCTGTAGACACAGCAAACCCTTCCTCAGGGACTTTGCACACACATCTCTATCTACAAGGCTCTTTGCTCAGGACTTCATAAGACTGACTGCTtttttgtccttctttgtctcaacaaaaaagacattaaaatatggGAAGTGGTTATTTATCTCCACTTGGTAAATTAAATCCAGTCTAGttatattctctcatttttttgaaagcttttatTCCACTTACAGtagattttcaaaagaaaaagacacaataaaCTGTTTTaatcttaaatacttttttttaaagcttatttatttatttggagaaagcatgagtcatgagggggtgcagagagagagagagagagagagagagagaatcccaagcagcctccacactgtcagcacagagccctacgtgtggtgtggctccatcccaggaaccatgagatcatgacctgagccaaagtcaagagtcggtcacttaaccaaccgagccagcaaggtgcccctaATCTTAAATACTTTTAAACTGTTTTTGGTACAATATGAAATGTTGGTCTAATGTTTTCCCTTAAATAGACAGCtatcccaataccatttattgaataacgCAATTTAAAGTACTACCCTAGGggtgcatgacctgagccaaaactaagagtcagatgcttaaatgactgagccaccaggcaccccagatcttTAAACATTTCTAGAGTATTGTAAGatgatagaattttaaataagacaTAGACATTATTCCTGTAATATTAGGTATGCCAGAATGGAAGTTGATGGAATGACTGAATTGCGTAAAGGTTTTCCCCATTATATGTTTGTGCCTGTTATTAGTTTGTTGttaacttaaaatattatatttttaatttttggaggaacctccatactggatttaaaaaaaaatttttttatgtttatttatttttgatagagtaagacagagtacaagagggggaggggcagagagagaaggagacacagaattggaagcaggatccaggctccgagctgtcagcacagagcccgacatggggcttgaacccacaaactgcgagatcatgacctgagccgaagtcggatgcttaacctactgaaccacccaggcccctccatattgttttttacaaagactgcatcagtttgcatccccaccaacagtgccctagggttcctttctccacattcttgccaacacttcttgtttcttgtctttttaatattagcCGTTCTGaatggtatgaggtgatattgtgattttgatttgcatttccctgatgatgagtgatgtcgagcatattttcacgtgtctgttggccatctagatgtcttctctggaaaaacatctattcaggtcctctgcccattttttaaaatgggattgtttgggggcgcctgggtggctcagtcggttaagcgtccgacttcagctcaggtcacgatctcgcggcccgtgagttcgagccccgcgtcgggctctgggctgatggttcagagcctggagcctgcttcagattctgtgtctccctctctctctgcccctcccccgttcatgctctgtctctctctgtctcaaaaataaataaacgttaaaaaatttttttttttaaatgggattgtttgggggttttggtgttgagttgtgtaaattctttatatattttgaatattaaccctttattacATGTACcacttacaaatatcttctctcattcactaggctgactttttgttttgttgatggtttcatttgctgtgcaaatctttttattttggtgtagttccagtaggttatttttgcttttgtttcccttgcctgagatttcacttatacgtagagtataaaaagcaaaagaaacaaacaaaaaaacctcaccaaatagactcttaaatgcagagaacagactggtggctgccagaagggaggtgggtgtgtggatgggtgaaacaggtgaaggagattaagaggtaccaatttccagttaaaaaataagccgcagaaatgaaaagtatagGATTGGTAATATAGTCgataaaattgtaataatatCATACAGTGACAGATGACTACACTTACTGAGGTGAGTGTtgtataatgtatagaattttcaaatcccgttgtacacctgaaactaatataaattgcatatcaattatactttgataataaatttttaaaattataaaatttaatctaagacattttaattctaataaaaCAGTTAATTTTGCTTATATGAATGTTCATATTCATTGGTGCCTATGTTGCGGACAGTTGGGAAAATGCATGGAAGCAACCAGAGTGGAGTCTCCGAGTTCCTGCTCCTGGGGATCTCGGAGAGTCCTGAGCAGCAGCGGATCCTATTCTGGATGTTCCTGTCCACGTACCTGGTCACAGTGGTGGGAAATGTGCTCATCATCCTGGCCATCAGCTTTGACCCCCGCTTGCACActcccatgtacttcttcctggccAACCTCTCCCTCACCGACCTCTTCTTCGTCACCAACACAATCCCCAAGATGCTGGTGAGCCTTCAGTCTCAGAACAAAGCCATCTCCTATGCGGGGTGTATGACACAGCTCTACTTCTTGGTCTCCTTGGTGACACTGGACAACCTCATCCTGGCGAcgatggcctatgaccgctatgtggccatctgccGCCCCCTCCATTACAGCACGGCCATGAGCCCTGGACTCTGCGTTTTGCTCCTCACCTTGTGTTGGGCACTTTCTGTCCTCTATGGCCTCACCCACACCCTCCTCATGACCAGGGTGACCTTCTGTGGTTCCCGGAAGATCCACTACATCTTCTGTGAGATGTATGTCCTGCTGAGGCTCGCGTGTTCTAACACCCAAGTCAATCACACGGTGCTGATTGCCACAGGCTGCTTTATCTTCCTTACCCCCTTAGGATTCATGATCATGTCCTATGTCCGGATTGTCAGAACTATTCTCCAAATACCCTCAGTGACTGGGAAGTACAAAGCCTTCTCCACCTGTGCCTCACATTTGGCTATGGTCTCCCTCTTCTATGGGACACTTGGTATGGTATATCTGCAGCCCCTCCAAACTTACTCCGTGAAGGACTCAGTAGCCACAGTGATGTATGCTGTGGTGACCCCCATGATGAACCCTttcatctacagcctgaggaacaaGGACATGCATGGGGCTCTGGGAAGACTGCTCCTAGGGAAAGCCTTCCAGAGGTTGACATGAGGTAATTTGGGGCATTGAAGTGGAGACTGGGAATTTCCTCTACCATGTGCAAAGCATTATCctatgggagacacagaagtgaGTGGGACAAAGCTCCAGCTCAGAATAAGCTCATATATCTGTGATGAAGAAAAGACACCTACATGTAACCTAGAGTTCCCCAGACCTCACCAGCCTTGGCAATAAATAAGGTTATGCTAACATGAATACTAGAATTTTGCAGGATCCTGACCATAGGATCACAGTGCCACCCTCCCAGCCTTTCAAAATatgcctggggaggggtgggtctCTGGTTTTCTCTAGCACACATCCACTCATGGTTCTGAGCTCTGGCCCTCTCTAAGGGGCCTGATGCCTATAAGCCACTTGGAGAAGAAGACTTGTACCACTCTGTGGCAGATGCACTGGGTAGGTTGTCCATTCCCAGCTCTGCTGGCCACAGCTCTTACTGCTTTAGCGCTAACCCATATTCTCTCTGGACACAGACCCTACTGTTCAGGCAAAGCTTGCAGACAAGTGCTTCTCCTCCGCTCTAGGTTGGTTTTCATCTCTTGGGCTTCAAAGCAATAGTTGACTGTGtttctcctgctttccttttccctgtAGGAAGACCTTAACCTTGGGCAGTCCATCCTGTCCTTTGTTATTGTGACTCCTCACTCCATTGCCTGTCCCATCTCTCCTGCTTGCTACCACTCTATCCTTCACTCGGAATAAAGCTCCCCAGCTTATCAACACATGCATGAACAGGAATGGCGGTGGAGGCAGTAGAAGGCAGGAGGGAACTGTAAGACGCAATCTCTACTTAGGCTCCAGCCATGTAAAATGCAACGAATGGAAACTGAGTAGCAACTGGTAAGTCACTGAACTGTGGCAGTTCCAAAGAAGGAGCAGTCCTTTGCAGATGCATCAGTGGAGCCAGATTTTGACAGATGGGGAAGTGAATTGATTTGAGGTTCAATTCATTTAACTGATAATGATCGAGTGCCTCTTAGGGGGCTCAAACTGGGTTACAAACATGAACCAGGAGTTCACAATAGATGggaagaagaatattttaatgcGATGGCTGATGGCAGTGGTCATGCTCTGTGTAGGAGGGTTGAGGGGCACGGAGGAGGAAAGCCTAGCTTGGCTTGTTAGTGAGGGAGgattcagggaaggcttccttaGGGGGTTGACAGCTGGCCTGAGACTTAAGTAATGCCATGTTAAGCGCTACCCAGGGAAAGCGGGACAAAGTAAGATCACTGTGACAGAGGAGGGGAATGGTGTGGACGGGAGTCTTGCTATCTGCGCAGCCAGCCAGCACTCTCGTCCCAGCCTTACCTATACCTGTGTGGTCATGGAAGTCACCTCACCTGGCTAAGCCTTGTGTTCTCATCTTTTCGTTGAGTACGACAGCATCATGTCACTCAGAGGGTAGCCGTGaggaaaatgagataatgtgcaAAAGCCCT is drawn from Panthera uncia isolate 11264 chromosome E1, Puncia_PCG_1.0, whole genome shotgun sequence and contains these coding sequences:
- the LOC125926897 gene encoding olfactory receptor 1D2; protein product: MHGSNQSGVSEFLLLGISESPEQQRILFWMFLSTYLVTVVGNVLIILAISFDPRLHTPMYFFLANLSLTDLFFVTNTIPKMLVSLQSQNKAISYAGCMTQLYFLVSLVTLDNLILATMAYDRYVAICRPLHYSTAMSPGLCVLLLTLCWALSVLYGLTHTLLMTRVTFCGSRKIHYIFCEMYVLLRLACSNTQVNHTVLIATGCFIFLTPLGFMIMSYVRIVRTILQIPSVTGKYKAFSTCASHLAMVSLFYGTLGMVYLQPLQTYSVKDSVATVMYAVVTPMMNPFIYSLRNKDMHGALGRLLLGKAFQRLT